The region CGGACCCCACTTGATCTGAAAACAACCCGACCGCCTCATTAACTTCAGCATCTCCAGATCGGCCGCATCCACGCGAGAACTCGCGTTCCAACTCAAGTTTAGACCCTTTTTGAGTAGAAGTTCACAGAACGCCATGACCCACTTCTTTTTGACCGTCATTGTATCGTCCACTGCCTTGAAATTGCGGATATGCAGCGTTTCTATGCAGTGCTCGAGCTCCGCAACAGCCCTTTCGGGGGACATGTGCCGCAGGGATTGCCTGCCATAGACACTTTTCGAGCAAAAGGTGCAGCTGTAGGGACATCCCCGCGTGGTAGCGATGCTCGTCGTTGGCAGCCTGAGGTAATTGGACGGGGAGCCCACATATTTGCTGTGTTCCAACTTCTCCCTAGCTGCGAACGGGAGCGAGTCGAGGTCCTGAATCTGACCTCTTGGGGGATTCACGACCGGCTGGCCATCCTCCCTATACGCAAGGCCATGCTCCTTCTGCGGCGAGGAAGCCTCAAGAACATGCCGGACAAAGTTGAGAAACGTCACCTCACCTTCGCCCAAAACACCGTAAT is a window of bacterium DNA encoding:
- a CDS encoding cobalamin-dependent protein (Presence of a B(12) (cobalamin)-binding domain implies dependence on cobalamin itself, in one of its several forms, or in some unusual lineages, dependence on a cobalamin-like analog.), whose product is MPIQDCDGPIDVMLVYPVIPQGHQLNLPYGYEVPLSVTTVAAYLEQQGIKTEILDMNLHQEPYRLLRRFCAKLRPKVVGFTAITSHIYNAHKAATQVKEVDPQVVTVVGGIHVSAVPEDTLRRFPMFDYGVLGEGEVTFLNFVRHVLEASSPQKEHGLAYREDGQPVVNPPRGQIQDLDSLPFAAREKLEHSKYVGSPSNYLRLPTTSIATTRGCPYSCTFCSKSVYGRQSLRHMSPERAVAELEHCIETLHIRNFKAVDDTMTVKKKWVMAFCELLLKKGLNLSWNASSRVDAADLEMLKLMRRSGCFQIKWGP